The Amphiura filiformis chromosome 12, Afil_fr2py, whole genome shotgun sequence genome includes a region encoding these proteins:
- the LOC140167028 gene encoding parvalbumin alpha-like: MAAAERGPSPSSIRQLFEACDVNGNGFIEPHELAQVCEDLEDDEVEGLFVALDQDGDGRISLVDFTTGFESVSQTLLSLGKRRSRMIPSMLSADPGTAFADFVARIGRSDWALFRSSW, from the coding sequence ATGGCCGCTGCAGAACGAGGACCCAGTCCATCGTCTATCCGCCAATTGTTTGAAGCCTGTGATGTTAATGGCAATGGCTTCATTGAACCACACGAACTTGCTCAAGTGTGCGAAGACTTAGAAGATGATGAGGTTGAAGGACTCTTTGTCGCACTGGACCAGGATGGAGACGGGCGAATTAGCCTGGTGGATTTCACGACTGGGTTTGAGAGTGTCAGTCAGACACTGCTGTCTTTAGGGAAGCGAAGGTCCCGGATGATACCGTCTATGTTGAGTGCGGATCCAGGAACAGCATTCGCTGACTTTGTCGCTAGGATTGGAAGGAGTGATTGGGCGCTTTTCAGATCATCATGGTAG